The region TTGTCGTCAAGCCGGTATTAGTGACAAAGCAGAAGATGGCGTGCAATTCTTAGCACTCTCTTCACCCTTTGATTATCAACAACAAGCCGAATTGCTCATTCCCAAGATGGATTATGAGCCAACCGCTCCGGAATTTACTCACTATCTTGCTAAACGACTAGGAGAATACATTCAGCCCAATCAAGCTAATTTGGTGCTGTTCTCTTCTTATTGGCAGATGAAAGAAGTGGCCGACAAGCTAAAACCGTTATGTAAGTCCTCTAATTGGACATTGCAACTGCAAGGCGAAAAGTCTCGATCTGAAATTCTAAAAAAACATAAAAACCTAGTAGAAAAACAAAAAACCAGCATTTTATTCGGTACAGGGAGCTTTTCTGAGGGTTTGGACCTACCAGGGGAGCTATTGGAAAACCTGATCATTACTAAGATCCCCTTTGGTGTACCGACCTCTCCCGTTGAGCAAGCGCATGCTGAATATATCCAACGTTTAGGCGGGAATCCTTTTTTACAAATTGCAGTTCCCGATGCGAGTAAAAAATTGATTCAATCGGTCGGGCGACTGCTACGTAAAGAGCGAGATTCTGGTCGAGTTGTGATCTTAGACCGAAGAATTATCTCAAAACGCTACGGTAAACAACTGCTAGACTCTCTACCTCCATTTAAGCGAGTGGTAGAATATTGATTCTCTTTTGCTGAGTTAGTCAGGCTAGATAATGATGAAAAAACTGTCTCAATTACGCCAACAATTGGCTGAACTGACGATTCAAGCAACCGAACTTGATAGTAAGAGCGGCGCGAGACAACAGCCCCTTTTTGACGAACGCTTGTTTCGCAACCCCACTAGGCGTTTAGCTACTTGCGCTAGTGAAGCACAAGAAACATTGGATCGATTAATCTTAGGGCAAGAGACTAAATCACTGAGCCAAGAGCAAGCACAATATCTAACCGAACGATTTATCGCTCAACTGACTGCAATACAAAGGGTCGTTTCAGCGGCTTCGCATGTAGTGCCGAAAAGTGAAGATGACTCCATTCCCACGCAAACTCTTTATCTCAATTTAGCTCAACATCAAGAGTGGGAAGATCGTTTAGCGCTGTTGGTCATGGAGAAACAAACCGCACTAGAGCGTGCTAATTACTTAATTAGACAACAAGCTCAGCAAGAATTAGCCCTCGCAGAGCAGCGCTTACTTCGTTGCCAGACGGCAAAAGCCAAAATAGAACAGCAGATAACTGTACAAGAGAAAGGCCAATAAATGTCAGACCCAATCGGTACACCGCTCGACCAAGCTCCAGATGAAGTGAAATTGGCCGTTGATTTAATCTACCTTTTAGAAACCCATGCTATCGAGCCTCATACCGCGTTAGCAGCCCTTGAGATTGTGAAACGTGATTTATTAAAACGCGTTAAAAACTCATCCAACAGTAATGCAGATTCCTTGTAAAACTTAGGGTTGAGCCAACTCACCACAGTGATACTATCGACAAATAATTCAATGAGTAAGGAACCTGTATGAAAGTCGTCAGTTTTAACATTAATGGCCTACGAGCCCGACTCCATCAGTTACAAGCACTTATAGATAAACACAATCCAGACGTAATCGGTCTACAAGAGATCAAGGTACACGATGAAGCCTTCCCAGTAGCCGACGTGGAGGCGATGGGTTACAAAGTCTATTTTCATGGTCAAAAAGCGCATTACGGTGTTGCGCTGCTGTGCAAGCAAGAGCCGATCACAATCCAAAAAGGTTTCCCTTCTGATAGCGAAGAGCATCAAAAGCGGATGATCATAGCAACGTTTGCTGATGAAAATGGCGATAAAGTAACGGTGATGAATGGTTATTTCCCGCAAGGCGATAACATCAATCACGAAGTTAAATTCCCGTATAAACGCCAGTTTTATAGTGATTTGATGAGCTACTTAGATGAGTATCATCAGCCTGATGAACAGATCATTGTCATGGGTGACATTAACATTAGCCCATTGGATTTAGACATTGGCATTGGCGAACCGAATCGCAAACGTTGGTTGCAAACGGGTAAATGTTCATTCCAGCCAGAAGAGCGTGAATGGCTACAACGTTTACTTGATTGGGGCTTTGTTGATACTTTCCGTCAAGTTCATCCAGAGGTTGACGACCAGTTTTCGTGGTTTGACTATCGCTCTAGAGGCTTTGACGATAATCGTGGTCTGCGCATTGATGTCATTCTCGCCACCCCCCCTTTGGCAAAGAAATGCCTTGAATCGGGGATTGATTATCCACTACGCGGTATTGAAAAACCGTCAGATCACGCACCAATCTGGTCTGTATTCAGCAATCAATAACCCTATCTGAATGCTACGTTAATCGAAGGATATACACTTACAGCGTATATCCTTCTTACATTCGGGGCTTAAGGTGTGCTAAATACCGTTTCTCCGCTTGCTTAAAACACCAAATCAGTGAAAAGCTCAACACCATATAAAACACACCAGCGGTTAAAAATGCTTCAAAAGGTGCATAGTAGCGCGAGTTAACCAACCGAGCCGCTCCTGTGAGATCCATAATGGTGATGATCCCCGCAACCGCACTGCCGTGCAGCATAAAGATCACTTCGTTGCTGTAAGCGGGTAAAGCGCGACGCAAAGCGCTTGGTAAGATAATCCGTTTTACTATCTTAAACCGCCCCATACCAAAGGCTCGTGCGGCCTCAATTTCTCCTTTAGACAGCCCGTTAATCGCCCCGCGAATGATTTCTGCAGTGTACGCTGAGGTATTGAGGACAAACGAAACCAAAGCACAAAACCAAGCATTTTCCCAAAGCGTCCCGGCCACGGTAAAAAACTGATCCATTCCGTAGTAAATCAGGTAGAGCTGGACCAACAATGGCGTACCGCGGAAAAAGTAGATATAGAGCCAAGCGGGATAACGCAGCCAAAGCTGTTTGGCATTGCGAATAAACGCCAATGGTATTGCAACCATGATGCCTATCAGCAACGATACGCCCACTAGCCATGCGGTTGTCCAAAGTCCATTTAGGTAGATAGGCATGCTGGCCAAAATCAAGGAAAAGTCCATTTCATTTACCTCGTTTGAATCGCATAACGACGTTCCAGCATTTTTAACACACTGGTCGAAAGACTCGTAAACAGCAAGAAGAGCACCGAAATCGCCATATAAAAGGTGAACGGCATTTTGGTAGAGCCAGCGGCCAAAGAACCTATCCTCACCATATCCTCTAAACCAATAATGGAAACCAATGCCGTGGTTTTGAGGA is a window of Vibrio porteresiae DSM 19223 DNA encoding:
- the priC gene encoding primosomal replication protein, encoding MMKKLSQLRQQLAELTIQATELDSKSGARQQPLFDERLFRNPTRRLATCASEAQETLDRLILGQETKSLSQEQAQYLTERFIAQLTAIQRVVSAASHVVPKSEDDSIPTQTLYLNLAQHQEWEDRLALLVMEKQTALERANYLIRQQAQQELALAEQRLLRCQTAKAKIEQQITVQEKGQ
- the rsmS gene encoding pleiotropic regulatory protein RsmS, whose amino-acid sequence is MSDPIGTPLDQAPDEVKLAVDLIYLLETHAIEPHTALAALEIVKRDLLKRVKNSSNSNADSL
- the xthA gene encoding exodeoxyribonuclease III, translated to MKVVSFNINGLRARLHQLQALIDKHNPDVIGLQEIKVHDEAFPVADVEAMGYKVYFHGQKAHYGVALLCKQEPITIQKGFPSDSEEHQKRMIIATFADENGDKVTVMNGYFPQGDNINHEVKFPYKRQFYSDLMSYLDEYHQPDEQIIVMGDINISPLDLDIGIGEPNRKRWLQTGKCSFQPEEREWLQRLLDWGFVDTFRQVHPEVDDQFSWFDYRSRGFDDNRGLRIDVILATPPLAKKCLESGIDYPLRGIEKPSDHAPIWSVFSNQ
- a CDS encoding ABC transporter permease, whose amino-acid sequence is MDFSLILASMPIYLNGLWTTAWLVGVSLLIGIMVAIPLAFIRNAKQLWLRYPAWLYIYFFRGTPLLVQLYLIYYGMDQFFTVAGTLWENAWFCALVSFVLNTSAYTAEIIRGAINGLSKGEIEAARAFGMGRFKIVKRIILPSALRRALPAYSNEVIFMLHGSAVAGIITIMDLTGAARLVNSRYYAPFEAFLTAGVFYMVLSFSLIWCFKQAEKRYLAHLKPRM